One genomic window of Bradyrhizobium sp. CCGE-LA001 includes the following:
- the pstA gene encoding phosphate ABC transporter permease PstA — protein sequence MNPIYLRRRRWDIVIRGLCIAAAAFGVTWLALILATLLYNGLAGLNLQVFTENTPPPGSNEGGLLNAIVGSLIMTVIGVGIGAPLGLFAGTYLAEYGRNDKLTSVIRFINDILLSAPSIIIGLFIYGAVVVPMRGFSAIAGALALAVIVIPVVVRTTEDMLLLVPNPLREAASALGLPRSLVIKRIAYRAARSGLITGVLLATARVAGETAPLLFTALSNQFFSLGLNKTMANLPVTINNFVQSPYEYWKQLAWSGALLITLTVLALNIGARILGAERTAK from the coding sequence ATGAACCCGATCTATTTACGCCGCCGCCGCTGGGACATCGTCATTCGCGGCCTCTGCATCGCAGCCGCAGCGTTCGGCGTCACCTGGCTCGCGCTGATCTTGGCAACACTGCTTTACAACGGCCTTGCCGGGCTCAACCTCCAGGTCTTCACCGAGAACACGCCGCCGCCCGGATCGAACGAGGGCGGTCTGCTCAACGCCATCGTCGGCTCGCTCATCATGACCGTGATCGGCGTCGGCATCGGCGCGCCGCTCGGCCTGTTCGCCGGCACCTATCTCGCCGAGTACGGCCGCAACGACAAGCTGACCTCGGTGATCCGCTTCATCAACGACATTCTCCTGTCGGCGCCCTCGATCATCATCGGCCTGTTCATCTACGGCGCGGTGGTGGTGCCGATGCGGGGCTTCTCGGCCATCGCCGGCGCGCTGGCGCTCGCCGTCATCGTGATCCCGGTCGTGGTGCGCACCACCGAAGACATGCTGCTGCTGGTGCCGAACCCGCTGCGCGAGGCGGCCTCCGCGCTCGGTCTGCCGCGGTCGCTGGTGATCAAGCGCATCGCCTATCGGGCCGCGCGCTCCGGCCTCATCACCGGCGTGCTGCTGGCGACTGCCCGCGTCGCGGGCGAGACCGCGCCGCTGCTGTTCACGGCGCTGTCGAACCAGTTCTTCAGCCTCGGCCTGAACAAGACGATGGCCAACCTGCCGGTGACCATCAACAACTTCGTGCAGAGCCCCTACGAATATTGGAAGCAACTCGCCTGGAGCGGCGCGCTGCTCATCACTCTGACTGTGCTTGCCCTGAACATTGGCGCGCGCATCCTTGGCGCCGAGAGGACTGCAAAATGA
- the pstC gene encoding phosphate ABC transporter permease subunit PstC, with the protein MAVQSDVIDDAGPYDRAKALSAFKLGDVTFYWITRLSAISVLLILGGIIMSLIVGAFPAIKEYGLPFLWTQRWAPSADPPVLGALGPIYGTLVTSFIAMLIAIPVGLGIAIFLTELCPQWLRRPIGMAVELLAGIPSIIYGMWGFFVLGPFLANTFQPFMIRVFDGVPVLGAIFAGPPSYLSLFNAALILAIMVLPFITSISVDVFKTVPPVLKEAAYGVGCTTWEVVRSVVIPYTRVGIIGGVMLALGRALGETMAVTFIIGNSFRISSSIFAPGTTISAAIASEFAESDGLHQSGLILLGLLLFVLTFFVLAAARLMLLRLETKAGK; encoded by the coding sequence ATGGCCGTTCAGAGCGATGTAATCGACGACGCCGGACCGTATGATCGCGCCAAGGCTTTGAGCGCGTTCAAGCTCGGCGACGTCACCTTCTACTGGATCACGCGGCTTTCCGCAATCTCGGTGCTGCTTATCCTCGGCGGCATCATCATGTCCTTAATTGTCGGAGCCTTCCCCGCGATCAAGGAATACGGCCTGCCGTTCCTGTGGACGCAGCGCTGGGCGCCGTCGGCCGATCCGCCCGTGCTCGGCGCGCTCGGGCCGATCTACGGCACGCTCGTCACCTCCTTCATCGCGATGCTGATCGCCATTCCGGTCGGTCTCGGCATTGCGATCTTCCTCACCGAGCTCTGCCCGCAATGGCTGCGCCGCCCGATCGGCATGGCGGTCGAGCTGCTCGCCGGCATTCCCTCGATCATCTACGGCATGTGGGGCTTCTTCGTGCTCGGCCCGTTCCTGGCCAACACGTTCCAGCCCTTCATGATCAGGGTCTTCGACGGCGTCCCCGTGCTGGGCGCTATCTTCGCAGGGCCTCCGTCCTACCTCAGCCTGTTCAACGCGGCGCTGATTCTCGCCATCATGGTGCTGCCCTTCATCACGTCGATCTCGGTCGACGTGTTCAAGACGGTGCCGCCGGTGCTCAAGGAAGCCGCCTACGGCGTCGGCTGCACCACTTGGGAAGTCGTCCGCAGCGTGGTGATCCCCTACACCCGCGTCGGCATCATCGGCGGCGTCATGCTGGCGCTCGGCCGCGCGCTGGGCGAGACCATGGCGGTGACCTTCATCATCGGCAATTCGTTCCGCATCTCCTCCTCGATCTTCGCGCCGGGCACCACGATCTCGGCGGCGATTGCTTCCGAGTTCGCCGAAAGCGACGGCCTGCACCAGTCCGGCCTGATCCTGCTCGGCCTCTTGCTGTTCGTGCTGACGTTCTTCGTGCTCGCGGCCGCCCGGTTGATGCTGCTGCGCCTGGAAACCAAGGCGGGGAAGTGA
- the pstS gene encoding phosphate ABC transporter substrate-binding protein PstS — MNFLKTIVAAGLVAASATAAFAADITGAGATFPFPIYSKWADAYKKETGNGLNYQSIGSGGGIKQIQAKTVTFGASDAPLKAEQLEKDGLVQWPMVMGAIVPVVNLEGVKPGELVFDGETLASIYLGKITKWDDAAIKKLNPNVKLPSDAITVVRRSDGSGTTFNFTNYLSKASADWKSKVGEGTAVEWPVGVGAKGNEGVSGNISQTKNSIGYVEYAYAKQNKLTYAGLVNKAGKPVQPTVEAFQAAASNADWSKAPGYYVILTDQPGDKSWPITAATFILMHKSATDKAASQEAIKFFRWAFKNGGKMAEDLDYIPMPDSVVQQVEKTWAAEIKS; from the coding sequence ATGAATTTCCTCAAAACTATCGTCGCTGCTGGCTTGGTCGCCGCATCGGCGACGGCAGCCTTTGCTGCCGACATCACCGGTGCCGGCGCGACGTTCCCGTTCCCGATCTATTCGAAGTGGGCTGACGCCTACAAGAAAGAGACCGGCAATGGTCTGAACTACCAGTCCATCGGCTCGGGTGGCGGCATCAAGCAGATCCAGGCCAAGACCGTGACCTTCGGCGCCAGCGACGCGCCGCTCAAGGCCGAGCAGCTCGAGAAGGACGGTCTCGTGCAGTGGCCGATGGTAATGGGCGCCATCGTTCCCGTCGTCAATCTCGAGGGCGTGAAGCCGGGCGAGCTGGTGTTCGACGGCGAGACGCTGGCCAGCATCTATCTCGGCAAGATCACCAAGTGGGACGACGCCGCCATCAAGAAGCTCAATCCGAACGTGAAGCTGCCGTCGGACGCCATCACCGTGGTTCGCCGCTCGGACGGTTCGGGCACCACCTTCAACTTCACCAACTACCTGTCCAAGGCCAGCGCGGACTGGAAGAGCAAGGTCGGCGAGGGCACAGCTGTCGAGTGGCCGGTCGGCGTCGGCGCCAAGGGCAACGAAGGCGTGTCGGGTAACATCAGCCAGACCAAGAACTCGATCGGCTATGTCGAGTACGCCTATGCCAAGCAGAACAAGCTGACCTACGCCGGTCTCGTCAACAAGGCCGGCAAGCCGGTGCAGCCGACCGTCGAAGCCTTCCAGGCGGCCGCCTCCAACGCCGACTGGTCCAAGGCCCCCGGCTACTACGTCATCCTGACCGACCAGCCCGGCGACAAGTCCTGGCCGATCACGGCGGCGACCTTCATCCTCATGCACAAGTCCGCCACCGACAAGGCTGCCTCGCAGGAGGCCATCAAGTTCTTCCGCTGGGCCTTCAAGAACGGCGGCAAGATGGCCGAGGACCTCGACTACATCCCGATGCCGGACAGCGTCGTCCAGCAGGTCGAGAAGACCTGGGCTGCCGAAATCAAGAGCTGA
- a CDS encoding ATP-binding protein: MAIDAPSSPNAQPWSDRLRHSTIILIAAALALSVVVSLGELSALHAALVFLCIAAAALIPWRLHDPAASRDDVRRINPVESAAVAAVVAGMPDPAVLLDRAGRVIHLNAAAAQLAPALRRNELAQFALRSPEIITALREAIATTEPRRATYLDHVPVDRWLELMITPVPVPTSFGGADKCMLMTFHDQTPLRRVEEMRADFVANASHELRTPLAALSGFIDTLQGQAKDDPKARERFLGIMHNQATRMARLIDDLLSLSRVELSAHVRPDTLVDLLPIIRQVADGLEPLARERQVEVETHLPDAPVMIAGDREELLRLFENLIENALKYGASGGRVIVSLTSTSATDGTQEIRVMVRDFGPGIAPEHLPRLTERFYRVDVGDSRSQGGTGLGLSLVKHILNRHRGRLLIESVPRQGATFTACFPQAKSQAVT; this comes from the coding sequence ATGGCGATCGACGCCCCATCTTCTCCCAACGCCCAGCCCTGGTCCGATCGGTTGCGGCACTCCACCATCATCCTGATCGCCGCGGCGCTGGCGCTGTCGGTGGTGGTCTCGCTGGGCGAGTTGTCGGCGCTGCACGCCGCCCTCGTGTTCCTCTGCATCGCCGCGGCGGCGCTGATCCCCTGGCGTCTGCACGATCCCGCCGCATCGCGCGACGACGTCAGGCGCATCAACCCGGTCGAGAGTGCGGCGGTGGCTGCCGTCGTCGCCGGCATGCCGGATCCCGCAGTGCTGCTTGACCGCGCCGGCCGCGTCATCCATCTCAATGCCGCCGCCGCCCAGCTCGCGCCGGCGCTGCGCAGGAACGAGCTCGCCCAATTTGCGCTGCGCTCGCCGGAGATCATCACGGCCTTGCGCGAGGCGATCGCGACCACCGAGCCGCGGCGCGCGACCTATCTCGACCATGTCCCGGTCGATCGCTGGCTGGAGCTCATGATCACGCCGGTGCCGGTGCCGACCAGCTTCGGCGGCGCCGACAAATGCATGCTGATGACCTTCCACGACCAGACGCCGCTGCGGCGCGTCGAAGAGATGCGGGCCGATTTCGTCGCCAATGCCAGCCACGAGCTGCGCACTCCGCTCGCTGCCTTGTCCGGTTTCATCGACACCCTCCAGGGCCAGGCCAAGGACGATCCGAAGGCGCGCGAGCGCTTCCTGGGCATCATGCACAACCAGGCCACCCGCATGGCTCGCCTGATCGACGACCTGCTCTCGCTGTCGCGTGTCGAGCTCTCGGCCCATGTCCGTCCCGACACCCTGGTCGACCTGCTGCCGATCATCCGCCAGGTCGCCGACGGGCTCGAGCCGCTGGCGCGGGAACGCCAGGTCGAGGTCGAAACCCATCTGCCGGACGCCCCGGTGATGATCGCAGGCGACCGTGAGGAATTGCTCCGCCTGTTCGAGAACCTGATCGAGAACGCGCTCAAATACGGCGCCTCGGGCGGACGCGTCATCGTGTCGCTGACCTCGACATCGGCCACTGATGGAACTCAGGAAATCCGGGTCATGGTCCGCGATTTCGGCCCCGGCATCGCGCCCGAGCATCTGCCGCGGCTGACCGAGCGCTTCTATCGGGTCGATGTCGGCGACAGCCGCTCGCAAGGTGGAACCGGCCTCGGATTATCGCTGGTGAAACATATTCTTAACCGTCATCGCGGCCGCCTCCTGATCGAAAGCGTGCCCCGCCAGGGTGCCACTTTCACCGCCTGTTTTCCCCAGGCCAAGTCGCAGGCCGTGACCTGA
- a CDS encoding lysylphosphatidylglycerol synthase domain-containing protein, with protein sequence MLEAIRRAMTFLREKQVLHKLGVVISVAVIGIACYVLYHMLRGIDRNEVVEAIKSTEPSQIAMAALFVAAGYFTLTFYDLFATRAIGHPHVPYRINALAAFTSYSIGHNVGASVFTGGAVRYRIYSAYGLNAIDVAKICFLAGLTFWLGNAAVLGLGIAYHPEAAASIDQLPAWLNRTLALMIIVALIAYVVWVWTQPRVVGRGPWTVVLPGGPLTLLQIAIGIVDLGFCALAMYVLVPDEPNVGFVVVAVIFVSATLLGFASHSPGGLGVFDAAMLVGLWQMDREELLGGMLLFRVLYYLAPFVISVILLTFREVMIGARSKRLQQAALKLDPGPAREAAYVRERSDGGA encoded by the coding sequence ATGCTGGAAGCCATACGCAGGGCGATGACGTTTCTGCGCGAGAAGCAAGTCCTGCATAAGCTTGGAGTTGTGATCAGCGTCGCGGTCATCGGCATCGCTTGCTATGTGCTGTACCACATGCTGCGAGGCATCGATCGCAACGAGGTCGTCGAGGCGATCAAGAGCACCGAGCCGAGTCAGATTGCGATGGCGGCGCTGTTCGTCGCCGCGGGCTATTTCACCCTGACCTTCTACGACCTGTTCGCCACGCGCGCGATCGGCCACCCCCACGTTCCCTATCGCATCAATGCGCTCGCCGCCTTCACCAGTTATTCAATTGGCCACAATGTCGGCGCATCGGTCTTCACCGGCGGTGCGGTGCGCTACCGCATCTATTCGGCCTATGGGCTGAATGCGATCGACGTCGCCAAGATCTGTTTCCTCGCCGGCCTGACCTTCTGGCTCGGCAACGCCGCCGTGCTCGGCCTCGGCATCGCCTACCATCCGGAGGCCGCCGCCTCGATTGACCAGCTGCCGGCCTGGCTGAACCGGACGCTGGCGCTGATGATCATCGTGGCGCTGATCGCCTACGTGGTCTGGGTCTGGACCCAGCCGCGCGTGGTCGGCCGCGGGCCCTGGACCGTGGTGCTGCCGGGCGGCCCGCTGACGCTGCTCCAGATCGCCATCGGCATCGTCGATCTCGGCTTCTGCGCGCTCGCCATGTACGTGCTGGTCCCGGACGAGCCCAATGTCGGCTTCGTCGTGGTCGCGGTGATCTTCGTCTCGGCGACGCTGCTCGGTTTCGCCAGCCATTCGCCCGGAGGCCTTGGCGTGTTCGACGCCGCCATGCTGGTCGGCCTCTGGCAGATGGACCGGGAGGAGCTCCTGGGCGGGATGCTGCTGTTCCGCGTCCTCTATTATCTGGCCCCCTTCGTCATATCTGTAATCTTGCTGACGTTTCGCGAAGTTATGATCGGCGCACGTTCGAAGCGCTTGCAGCAGGCGGCGCTCAAGCTCGATCCCGGTCCGGCGCGTGAGGCCGCCTATGTGAGAGAGCGCAGCGACGGCGGCGCCTGA
- a CDS encoding OmpA family protein, which yields MQKLFRWASKWWPGLIPLAVMWGFAAWNNTLPVEADLSARSAAALKDTVLDKTRIAVDGRDVSLAAEAFSEEGRRDAVMAVETVPGVRLVDDRTRLVPEAKPFVWNAERDVVRVTLSGSAPLPSMRARLTEAARKEVAGVEVADQMGLARGAPPRFEAAATLLLDQIGKLKDGKITITDTKVNLSGMARELGGREAIAAALKNLPEGFSIAANDVKAPPYIFQAYKDPVAATVTMTGYVPDNAVHAAIATSASRKFFNEKVVDSLKASIGAPGSFNTAVIAALGALSRLSTGTLVVSDREVKLSGDALYEGAANDIRAGLGKDFPKNWQYKPEITVKPAAGPVDGTVCQQLFSDLLNKGKIRFAAKRADIDPDSAGILDHLIETALRCPNVNVEIAGHTDAEGEDGFNRALSEKRAQAVIDYLVKAGLPASRFTAVGHGSTQPLAGNDTDEGKAQNRRIEFLVR from the coding sequence ATGCAGAAGCTTTTCAGGTGGGCCAGCAAATGGTGGCCAGGGCTGATTCCCCTGGCCGTGATGTGGGGATTTGCGGCCTGGAATAATACCTTGCCGGTCGAGGCGGACCTGTCGGCCCGCAGCGCGGCGGCGCTGAAGGATACCGTTCTGGACAAGACCCGGATCGCGGTCGATGGCCGCGATGTCAGCCTGGCCGCGGAGGCCTTCTCCGAGGAGGGGCGCCGCGACGCCGTGATGGCGGTGGAGACCGTCCCGGGCGTGCGGCTGGTGGATGACCGGACCCGACTTGTTCCCGAGGCCAAGCCCTTCGTCTGGAATGCCGAACGCGACGTGGTGCGGGTCACCCTCTCGGGTTCCGCGCCGCTGCCCTCGATGCGGGCGCGGCTGACCGAGGCGGCGCGCAAGGAGGTCGCCGGCGTCGAGGTCGCCGATCAGATGGGTCTGGCGCGGGGCGCGCCTCCGCGGTTCGAGGCCGCCGCGACGTTGCTGCTCGACCAGATCGGCAAGCTGAAGGACGGCAAGATCACGATCACGGACACCAAGGTCAATCTGTCGGGCATGGCGCGCGAGCTCGGCGGCCGTGAGGCGATTGCGGCCGCACTGAAGAACCTGCCTGAGGGTTTCTCGATTGCCGCCAACGACGTCAAGGCGCCGCCCTACATCTTCCAGGCCTACAAGGATCCGGTGGCCGCAACGGTGACGATGACCGGCTATGTCCCGGACAACGCTGTTCACGCCGCGATCGCAACCAGCGCCTCGCGAAAGTTCTTCAACGAGAAGGTCGTCGACAGCCTCAAGGCCAGCATCGGCGCGCCCGGCTCCTTCAACACCGCCGTGATCGCAGCGCTCGGTGCGCTGTCGCGGCTGTCCACCGGCACGCTCGTGGTGTCGGACCGCGAGGTGAAGCTGTCGGGCGATGCGCTCTATGAAGGCGCCGCCAACGACATCCGCGCCGGGCTCGGCAAGGATTTTCCGAAGAACTGGCAATACAAGCCGGAAATCACGGTGAAGCCTGCGGCCGGCCCCGTCGACGGCACCGTGTGCCAGCAATTGTTCTCGGACCTGCTGAATAAGGGCAAGATCCGCTTTGCGGCGAAACGCGCCGACATCGATCCGGATTCGGCCGGCATTCTCGATCACCTGATCGAGACGGCGCTGCGCTGCCCTAACGTCAATGTCGAGATCGCCGGGCATACCGATGCCGAGGGCGAGGACGGCTTCAACAGGGCTCTCTCGGAGAAGCGCGCCCAGGCGGTGATCGATTATCTGGTCAAGGCCGGGCTGCCCGCCAGCCGCTTCACGGCGGTTGGTCACGGCAGCACGCAGCCGCTCGCCGGCAACGACACCGACGAAGGCAAGGCGCAGAACCGCCGCATCGAATTCCTGGTGAGGTGA
- a CDS encoding polysaccharide deacetylase family protein — protein sequence MKQLRNNVIRAGLEALYFSGAHHLLRPLLSGVGAIFMLHHVRPAREAAFQPNRHLEVTPDFLRATLCHLRSRDIDIVSMDELHERLVQGRFERRFAAFTLDDGYRDNLEHALPVLREFDAPLTVYVASDFAEGAGRLWWTALEAVIARTDQIDVQIGHSALRLDASTPAAKQAAFDRLHDWLRALPGEHDLNREIEALCTNYGVDMEALCRSLCLSWDEVKTLAADPLVTIGAHTVSHSNLAKQTEEIAAREMAVSRARIEQALERPVLHFAYPYGDRDAAGEREFALAAAAGFKTAVTTRPGMLFAENAGHMTALPRVSLNGNYQDARILPVLTSGAATAMWNGFRRIAAA from the coding sequence ATGAAACAACTCCGCAACAACGTCATCCGCGCCGGGCTGGAAGCGCTCTATTTCAGCGGGGCGCACCATTTGTTGCGCCCGTTGCTATCGGGCGTCGGCGCCATTTTCATGCTGCATCACGTGCGGCCCGCCCGCGAGGCTGCGTTCCAGCCGAACCGGCATCTCGAAGTCACCCCCGATTTCCTGCGCGCGACGCTCTGCCACTTGCGCTCGCGCGACATCGACATCGTCAGCATGGACGAGCTGCATGAGCGGCTGGTGCAGGGCCGGTTCGAACGCCGCTTCGCCGCCTTCACCCTCGATGACGGCTATCGCGACAATCTGGAGCATGCGCTGCCGGTGCTGCGCGAATTTGACGCGCCCTTGACCGTCTATGTCGCGAGCGACTTCGCCGAGGGCGCCGGACGTCTGTGGTGGACCGCGCTGGAAGCGGTGATCGCCAGGACCGACCAGATCGACGTGCAAATCGGCCACTCCGCACTGCGGCTCGATGCATCGACACCCGCCGCCAAGCAGGCGGCGTTCGACCGCCTGCACGACTGGCTGCGCGCGTTGCCGGGCGAGCACGACCTCAACCGCGAGATCGAAGCCCTCTGCACGAATTACGGCGTCGACATGGAAGCGCTGTGCCGCAGCCTCTGCCTGTCGTGGGACGAGGTGAAGACATTGGCCGCCGATCCCTTGGTCACGATCGGCGCCCATACCGTGAGCCACAGCAATCTCGCCAAACAGACGGAAGAGATCGCCGCGCGGGAGATGGCGGTGAGCCGTGCCCGGATCGAGCAGGCATTGGAGCGGCCCGTGCTGCATTTCGCCTATCCCTATGGCGACCGCGACGCGGCGGGCGAGCGCGAATTCGCGCTCGCTGCGGCAGCGGGCTTCAAGACCGCGGTGACTACGCGCCCCGGCATGCTGTTCGCCGAGAACGCCGGCCACATGACTGCGCTGCCGCGCGTCTCGCTCAACGGCAACTACCAGGACGCGCGGATCCTGCCGGTGCTGACCTCGGGCGCCGCGACCGCGATGTGGAACGGCTTTCGCCGGATTGCGGCGGCCTAG
- a CDS encoding SDR family oxidoreductase produces MFNDLFSLKGRVALVTGGSRGIGKMIAAGFLSAGAAKVYITARKAGPCEETAKALTAQYDGECIALPIDISTVAGAELLASEYNKRESKLDILVNNAGAAWGADFDEFPESGWDKVMNLNVKAPFFLTKALAPTLRASASAERPAKVINIASIDGIFVNPGETYSYAASKAGLIHLTRRMAVKLTPDHIVVTAIAPGPFKSDMNRAARDHADEVATRVPVGRIGTDEDMAGAAIYLASRAGDYVVGATIAVDGGIVYANPGIKGSGWDS; encoded by the coding sequence ATGTTCAACGACCTGTTCTCGCTCAAAGGCCGCGTTGCGCTCGTGACGGGCGGCTCGCGCGGCATCGGCAAGATGATCGCGGCGGGCTTTCTCAGCGCCGGCGCGGCAAAGGTCTACATCACCGCGCGCAAGGCCGGCCCCTGCGAGGAGACCGCCAAGGCGCTCACCGCGCAATATGACGGCGAATGCATCGCGCTGCCGATCGACATCTCGACGGTTGCCGGCGCCGAGCTGCTGGCGAGCGAATACAACAAGCGCGAGTCCAAGCTCGACATCCTCGTCAACAATGCGGGCGCGGCCTGGGGCGCGGATTTCGACGAGTTTCCGGAAAGCGGCTGGGACAAGGTGATGAACCTGAACGTGAAGGCGCCGTTCTTCCTGACCAAGGCACTGGCGCCGACGCTGCGCGCATCCGCGAGCGCGGAGCGGCCGGCCAAGGTGATCAACATCGCCTCGATCGACGGCATCTTCGTCAATCCCGGCGAGACCTATTCCTATGCGGCGAGCAAGGCCGGGCTGATCCACCTGACGCGGCGCATGGCGGTCAAGCTCACCCCCGACCACATCGTGGTCACGGCGATCGCGCCCGGCCCGTTCAAGTCGGACATGAACCGCGCCGCGCGCGATCATGCCGACGAAGTTGCGACCCGCGTGCCGGTGGGTCGCATCGGCACCGACGAGGACATGGCTGGCGCCGCGATCTATCTGGCTTCGCGTGCGGGCGATTACGTGGTAGGCGCAACTATCGCGGTGGATGGCGGGATCGTTTATGCGAACCCGGGCATCAAGGGGAGCGGGTGGGATAGTTGA
- the boxB gene encoding benzoyl-CoA 2,3-epoxidase subunit BoxB, which yields MNMNIMNVDYSTKIPNNVNLAEDRQVLKALEGWHPGYMDWWSDMGPEGFQESLVYLRTAYSVDPRGWAKFDYVRMPEYRWGILLAPQEENRVVPFGEHYGEPAWQEVPGEHRAMLRRLIVIQGDTEPASVEQQRHLGKTAPSLYDMRNLFQVNVEEGRHLWAMVYLLQKYFGRDGREEADDLLRRRSGDADSPRMLGAFNEATPDWLSFFMFTYFTDRDGKMQLHSLAQSGFDPLSRTCRFMLTEEAHHMFVGETGITRVVQRTCDAMREAGITDPTDIAKVRALGVIDLPTIQKKLNLHYTLSLDLFGSEVSTNAANAFNAGIKGRYHETQIEDDHQLKNATYPVLKFINGEIKLVDEPALTALNMRLRDDYSQDCVKGMLRWNKVISTAGYDFKLTLPNVAFHRHIGEFKDIHATPDGILIDEATWAKRKDEWLPSTSDGDFITSLMQPVTETGKFASWISPPKVGIDNKPGDFEYVKIES from the coding sequence ATGAACATGAACATCATGAACGTCGACTACTCGACCAAGATTCCGAACAACGTGAACCTCGCCGAAGACCGCCAGGTGCTGAAGGCGCTGGAGGGCTGGCATCCCGGCTACATGGATTGGTGGAGCGACATGGGGCCGGAAGGCTTCCAGGAATCGCTGGTCTATTTGCGCACCGCATACTCGGTCGATCCGCGCGGCTGGGCCAAGTTCGACTACGTCCGCATGCCTGAATATCGTTGGGGCATTCTCCTTGCTCCCCAGGAAGAAAATCGCGTCGTGCCGTTCGGCGAGCATTATGGCGAGCCGGCCTGGCAGGAAGTCCCGGGCGAGCATCGCGCCATGTTGCGCCGCCTGATCGTGATCCAGGGCGACACCGAGCCTGCCTCGGTCGAGCAGCAGCGCCATCTCGGCAAGACCGCGCCCTCGCTCTACGACATGCGCAACTTGTTTCAGGTCAATGTCGAGGAAGGCCGCCATCTCTGGGCGATGGTCTATCTGCTCCAGAAATATTTCGGTCGCGACGGTCGCGAGGAAGCGGATGATCTGCTGCGCCGCCGCTCCGGCGATGCCGATTCGCCGCGCATGCTCGGTGCCTTCAACGAGGCGACGCCGGACTGGCTGTCCTTCTTCATGTTCACCTATTTCACCGACCGCGACGGCAAGATGCAGCTGCACTCGCTTGCGCAGTCGGGCTTCGATCCCTTGTCGCGCACCTGCCGCTTCATGCTGACCGAAGAAGCGCACCACATGTTCGTCGGCGAGACCGGCATCACCCGCGTCGTGCAGCGCACCTGCGATGCCATGCGCGAAGCCGGCATCACCGATCCCACCGACATCGCCAAAGTCCGTGCGCTCGGAGTGATCGACCTTCCAACCATCCAGAAAAAGCTGAACCTGCACTACACCCTGTCGCTCGACCTGTTCGGCTCGGAGGTCTCCACCAACGCGGCCAACGCCTTCAATGCCGGCATCAAGGGCCGCTATCACGAGACCCAGATCGAGGACGATCACCAGCTCAAGAACGCCACCTATCCCGTGCTCAAGTTCATCAACGGCGAGATCAAGCTGGTGGACGAGCCGGCGCTGACCGCGCTCAACATGCGCCTGCGCGACGATTACAGCCAGGATTGCGTCAAGGGCATGCTGCGCTGGAACAAGGTGATCTCGACCGCGGGCTACGACTTCAAACTGACGCTGCCCAACGTCGCCTTCCATCGCCACATCGGCGAATTCAAAGACATCCACGCCACGCCCGACGGCATCTTGATCGACGAGGCCACCTGGGCCAAGCGCAAGGACGAATGGCTGCCCTCGACCAGCGACGGCGACTTCATCACGTCCCTGATGCAGCCCGTCACCGAAACCGGCAAGTTCGCGTCCTGGATCTCGCCGCCGAAGGTCGGCATCGACAACAAGCCCGGCGATTTCGAGTATGTGAAGATCGAGTCGTGA